The following are from one region of the Littorina saxatilis isolate snail1 linkage group LG2, US_GU_Lsax_2.0, whole genome shotgun sequence genome:
- the LOC138959767 gene encoding uncharacterized protein — protein MTAQLTYDNKEGVTVQMPGEAVMAEETSGSVIPYMCVFIDASLKDMSSAALECMCTTHDRKAMIQEIKSMWTIPANPNPVLPLLSVRTGFDLFLRVMNFPPGSEVIMSAMNIPDMVRIVQHHKLHIVPLDISIDTAAPKVDLLPQLVSSRTVAIVIAHLYGKWSPMDEIVSFAKEHDLYVVEDCAECFCGFDRLGHPETDVTLFSFGVIKYYTSFGGAIAKIKPGLYEKMLALQESYSIQSQAVYLKKILKYVVLYLVLNSPRINKTSIGLCQMLGYTDYKDRAVKLLRGFPDRLVERIREQPSGALLATMLKRQKLFSPADFYLQRVKGDYVASRLPRTLEVVGSKAPINNYWLFPVVVENPDNLVYLLNALGVDAYRGATQLNIVEPLNGSPEPLVQQKQQHERRAVDITSDSQESQDSDLSGSSSDNVPAVNKQYPHEAKYLVDHVVYLPVSKLVPFHVLNRMLRAIRTAVTLDNSQGEEKVKMILPSKL, from the exons ATGACTGCACAATTGACTTATGACAACAAAGAAGGGGTGACAGTTCAGATGCCCGGTGAAGCGGTCATGGCAGAAGAAACATCAGGTTCCGTCATTCCTTACATGTGTGTCTTCATAG ATGCAAGCTTGAAGGATATGAGCAGCGCAGCATTGGAGTGCATGTGCACCACTCATGACCGAAAGGCAATGATCCAGGAAATCAAGAGCATGTGGACAATACCAGCAAACCCCAATCCTGTTCTCCCGCTCCTCTCCGTCCGGACAGGTTTTGATCTATTTCTCAGGGTCATGAACTTCCCACCGGGGTCGGAAGTCATCATGTCAGCCATGAACATTCCAGATATGGTGCGTATCGTACAGCATCACAAACTCCACATTGTACCTTTGGACATCAGCATCGACACAGCAGCACCCAAAGTGGACCTTCTTCCACAGTTAGTGTCGTCGCGCACCGTCGCTATAGTGATTGCTCATCTCTACGGAAAATGGTCGCCAATGGATGAAATCGTCAGCTTTGCCAAAGAACATGACTTGTATGTTGTGGAAGACTGTGCGGAGTGCTTCTGTGGCTTTGACAGACTGGGTCATCCAGAGACAGACGTGACTTTGTTCAGTTTTGGTGTGATCAAATACTACACCTCGTTTGGTGGTGCCATTGCCAAGATCAAACCTGGGCTGTACGAAAAAATGCTGGCACTTCAAGAGAGTTATTCCATACAGAGCCAAGCCGTCTATCTAAAGAAGATTTTGAAGTATGTGGTCTTGTATCTCGTCTTGAATTCACCGCGTATCAACAAAACTTCCATAGGGCTTTGTCAGATGCTGGGCTACACCGACTACAAGGACAGGGCTGTCAAG TTGCTGCGTGGATTTCCTGACCGCCTGGTGGAGAGGATACGGGAGCAGCCAAGCGGAGCCCTCCTGGCGACCATGCTGAAGCGACAAAAGTTATTTTCTCCTGCTGACTTCTACCTGCAGCGAGTGAAAGGAGACTATGTGGCGTCAAGGCTGCCCCGAACTTTGGAAGTGGTGGGCAGTAAAGCGCCCATCAACAATTACTGGCTGTTTCCTGTTGTCGTT GAAAACCCCGACAACCTGGTGTATCTGCTGAATGCACTGGGGGTGGACGCCTACCGTGGGGCCACACAGCTCAACATTGTGGAGCCACTAAACGGCAGTCCAGAACCACTCgtccaacaaaaacaacaacatgagaGACGTGCTGTGGACATAACCTCAGACTCACAGGAATCTCAAGATTCTGATCTGAGCGGTTCCTCCTCGGACAATGTGCCAGCTGTGAACAAGCAGTACCCCCACGAGGCCAAGTATCTGGTGGACCATGTGGTGTACCTGCCTGTGAGCAAGCTGGTGCCGTTTCATGTGCTGAACCGCATGCTGAGAGCCATCCGTACAGCCGTGACCTTGGACAATTCTCAAGGAGAGGAGAAGGTCAAGATGATTCTGCCGTCCAAGCTGTAA